The following DNA comes from Sediminitomix flava.
TCAGTATAAAGAATTTCTACACTTGTATGAAGCTCTCCTTCATCTCCGCTTTGGTCTGGATAATAAATATCATCTGAAGAAAAAGTATAAATAGATTCATTGATTCTATAATACGTATACTGAGGTTCATCTATTACCATTGGTTTATCATGAAGATAGATATAAACCTGGCTCCCATCTGAAAAAATAAAATCAAGGTCTCCATCCCCATTAACATCTCCATAGTCTACAAAAGACATATTTGAGGGTAAATTTGTAATGCTATTATTTGTAGAGAAGTCATTATTAAATACATAAGTATCTTCAGAAGCATTTACAAAGATGTATAATGGATTCCAATCATTCCCATGTAGATCAAAAAATACATGATCTTCTACATAAGTGGTTGTACTTTTAAATACACCTGATTGGATCTCATCATTTTGAAAAAGAACAAGATCCATCCCACCTTCAAGGTCATCTTCTAAAGCTATGAATTCAAGCCCTTTATCTAAATCAAAATCGCCTTCAAGTAATAATGTATAGTCGGTTTCAAAAAGAAAACTACTTTGATTAAACTCACCACCTTGATAGGTGGCTGTAAGTAGTCCCCCAGAAAGAGTAGTAACAATATTAACCTCTCCATTTACTAGAGGAGATATTATCACATCTAAAGAATATACAGGGTCTGGAAAATCTATGCTGTTATATTTGACCAATAAGTTAGAAAAACTTTGATCTCCATTGTTTAACCAAGCTTGATCTCCATTTAGAGAACTTAAAGCATAAATATCTAAATAACCATCTCTATTAAGATCGCCTATAGCTAAATCAAAATAGCCACCATTATCAACACCTAGTTGAACTGGTGTTAAACTAACAGTACCATCCCCATTATTAAAATATACCTCAACATAACCATCATCATTTACTGAAACTACATCTAAATACCCGTCTCCATCTAAATCTGCAAATTCAAAAGCAAAGGTTTTATTTGAAGATGATTCAATTTCAATTGCTGAATTAGAAAATCCACCATCTCCATTATTGAGAAAGACTTTATTATTTTCAGAAGACAAGGCAAGAGCTAAGTCAAGAAGTCCATCTCGGTTAAAGTCTACTAATTTAATATCATTGATAGTTTCAATTGGGCTAAAGGAAAAAGCACCATCATCAATGAGACTCATACTAAGAACACCATCATTTCCGACCGTAAATTCATAGTAATATGGAGTTAATTCACCACTCAATAAGGTAATTTGATCCGTTAATGTAACAGATATTTTTTCACCAGGTAAAAAGTTCACATCAGGATCAAAGGTCATAGTATTTCCAGCAAAACTGATACTTCCGTCAATTTTCCCTGAATAAGAACCATGAACAAAAACACTAGATGTAGATACAAAAGCTTGATCTATTCCATCACCAAACTCAACTACTATATCCTGATCATATGCTACTCCATCTTGATTTTGGTAAGGATTAAATGTTTTTAATTGTTCAACAACATAAAATGTTAGTTGATGAATATTAGAAGTACCCGTTCCATCTGTGATTGAAAAATTGTAGACATACTGTCCTCCTTCTATTCCAGCGTCTAATCTTAAAGGGTTTTCGAACCCTCCATAGTCAAACAGTCCATTGGAAATAAATATTGATTCACCACTATTTATCTCTGAATCCCCTTCTCCTTGGACATAAAGAGTTCCTCCAGTAACAGAAACAGCTTCAATATAAATTTCTGTAAGGTTCTCGTGATCTCCACCATTATATGGAAAAAGTGTAGGATAGACTTCAAATGAAGAATTCGGCTCTACTAAAACTGTGATATTTTTTGATTCTGGTTGAGCAATAGCAGCAACAGTAGTAGATATAATAAAAAATATAAGACTCAAAGGTTTTAGCGCAATGAGGCGATTAATAATAATCATATATTTTGGATTTGATAATTAGTCAGTTTTTAGCTTTGATAAGTCCAAAATAAATCAATGTTATCCTTTTTAGGAACTATAATTCCTAATTATTTAGCATATTATCAGAATAAAATTGATTTATTCATTTAAGTTGTACTATTCCTAGAAGTAAATAGGATTCAGTTAAGAAGTAATCTTCACACTTTTCCCTAATATTAAACTTCATTTAGAAAGTATACTCTTAAAACAATTACAATGTTACATTTCGTATTTTTATTGTGCTCCATAAAGATTTTATTGAAAGCTTAGATTAATTTCTAGCAATTTGAACCTAGATTGAACCTTAATAAATGTGAATCAGTTTTGAGAGTAACTTGGCGAAATAGATACCAAGAGACACAAAAAAATTAGAGACACACTTAGCACCTTGGTACCCCACTCGGGGTTATTAACAAAGCAAACTTAATATTTCAATTACTGTATTCATTTAGCACTCTTATGTTGTTTAATAATTCAGTTTTTGTGGGACACTATGCATATTAGCTAATCGAAAGTAAAATCCTTTTTGTAAAGTATACAACTGTAAACCTTCGTTTACATAGCTATAATCTCAATCCACTTTCTAAATAATTAACATGAACTTCAAACACTTACTATTTGGAGCCATAGCAACACTATGTCTTGGCTTAACAAACGTGCATGCTCAGAAAACTATCCCATCTGAGAATTGTGAAGAATTTTCGGTGACAGTTACCCAAGATTGGGACTGTGAAGGTGAAATCATCAAACTAGATATTCAAGGAGGTAATCCGTACGAGGGTGAAGATTTTGCCTATAAGATTGATTGGTTTAGACACGATGGTCCTGTATTCCCAGAACTTTCAAATAAGGAATGTGCGACTAAGCTCCCTAGAGACCTTTATAGAGTAGTTATCAAGGATAAATTAGGATGTAAGATAGTTTTCTTAGTTCCTGCATTCGAAGGCCCTGAGCGACTAGGCGGTAATGTACATATTGTAGCACAAGATACTATTGGAAGCCCCAATGCAAATCCTGGAACAGGCGTAGCCACAGTAGATATTGTAGGGGGAATGCCATTTGAAGGTACAGGATATGATTATAAGGTAGATTGGTTTATCAAGGGTGGTGACCGTTTAGACCAATTCGCAAATCAGACTACAGCTACCGATCTTGCATTTGGTACTTACCAAGTATTTGTTACGGACGATAATGGATGTTGTTTAAATATGTGTTTCAATATTCTTTGCGTAAACATGGAATGTGAAGAGTTAGTTGGAGCCTTGAACAATGAAGAGATGGTAGAAGAAGAACCAACTACTGATGGTGCAAGAGTTGGTATGATTGATATCTCAAAAGCTATAGGTAGTATGAGTACTGAAGAAGCTTATAAAATTGATTGGTACGGTCCGAATGGAGAACGTATTGATCGTTTAGCTAACTCTATGCGTGCTGAAGACCTTATGGCTGGAGATTATCAAGTGAGTGTAAAATCTAACGACGGATGTCAAGTTGCGGTCATCTATACTGTTCCAAAAATTGAAGTTGACTGTAGTGAACTTGTTGAGAACAGCAGAACAATTACACCATCGGGTGAAGACAAGGCTTGTGGAGCTATCGAACTAGAAGTTTCTGGTGGTACCACTTTCCTTGACAAACCATATGATTATAAAGTTGACTGGTTTGTAAAAGGCGGTGACCGAATTGATCGATTGGCAAATAAATTGAATGGTGATAAACTAGCTCCAGGAACATATCAAATAATGGTCTTCGATTACTACAGATGTTGTTTAACATTAGAAATTGAAGTTCCAGTAGGTGACTCTGAACCAGTAACTACAGTTTCAAACACACCTTCTACTGATAGTGACATTGAAAGTACTGAAGATCAAACTACTGACGAGCCAATATTTGATGAGCCAATCATTCCTGTAAGGTTACTAGAAGTAAATGCATATCCGAACCCAGTAACGTATCAGTCTGGTTGCGAAATGAACCTTAATTTCAATGAGGAAATTCAAGGAGTTATCGAATACTATGTAGCCGGAGTGAAAAGAGGTGAAGAATTAGTAAACGGCTCAAGTCACAGCTGTAATTTGAGTGCTTACGATATAGGTTTGATCCATGTGAAGATCACATCTGATAAAGGAGTTGCTACGGTTTCTTGTATCAATCTCGGTTGTTCAGGAAAATAATTAATTAAGTATTAAGTGTTAAAGAAGTAAGCCCTCTAGCTAATAGTTAGAGGGCTTCTTCTTTTTTAACCTAATATTTTTGTTGCTTCTTCTTCTAATCGATCTTTCTCGATAGGTACAACACCTAAATGTTCACAAACCAAACCTCCTCCAAGGTTAGCTATTTCAGCAACTTTATCAACTGACATTCCTAGTGCCAAACAAGCCGATGCAATACTGATTACTGTATCTCCAGCACCAGACACATCTGCTATTTCTCTACGATGTGCAGGAATATGATATTCATTTTCAAAATCAGTAATATAAACTCCATGCTCTGAAAGAGTAATCATTGCAGAATCCACATTCATTTCATTCTTCAATGCTTTGGTTGCCGATTTTACATCTGCAAGAACATCTGAAGTAGGCTGATAATTTAACCCCTCCATCAACTCTTTCAAATTGGGTTTAAAAAGTGTAGCTCCACCATAAGAAAGAAAGTTTCTTTTCTTTGGATCTACAGTAGTAGGAATATTCTCTTCTTTAGCGAAAGCAATAATTTCTTGAATCAAATTTTCATGAAGAACCCCTTTATCGTAATCCTCAAAAATGATAATATCAATCTTTTTAGAAGCTACAATTTTTTTAAGTTGAGCAATTAAGCTCTCTGATTCTCCATCGGAAATCTGATGACTCATCTCTTGATCAAGCCTTAGCATCTGCTGAGAGCCCGCCAAAATTCTATGTTTAACAGTTGTAATTCTGTCAGCACTCTGAATAATGCCTTCAGAACTCATACCATCTTCCTCCAACAATTGACTTAAGATACGTCCATCCTCATCTTCACCTACTATAGCACAAAGAATAGGGTTTGCTCCAAGTGCTTTAATGTTCCTAGCAACATTAGCGGCTCCTCCAAGTCTATTTTCCCTTTTTTCTGCATTTACAACAGGCACAGGTGCTTCAGGTGAAATTCTACTTACCTTTCCCCACAAATATGAATCGATCATTACATCACCTACGATCAAGACATTCAACTGATTGAAGGCTTCAAAATATTCGCTAACTGTCATAGTTTAGTTCTATTTCTCCTCGTCCAAATCTTACAGTGAGGAGTGACAATAAAAATTCTTATTTCTTTCTAAAAGCCAAAAATAAGAATATCCGTAAAACAACAAGATGTTTTACGGATACATTTGTATTATTCTATATTCTTAAGCAAGTTTTTCTAAAGCCGATTTGATACGACTACAAGCCTCTTTTAGCTCTTCATCAGAAGCAGCAAAAGAAATTCTTAGGCATTTTGGCGCACCAAATGAACCACCATCTACTACTGAAACATGAGCTTCATTCAACAAATACATGGTAAGGTCAACAGAATTCTCAATTTTAGTATCTCCAAAAGATTTTCCGAAGAAAGCACTTACATCTGGAAAAATATAGAATGCCCCTTGTGGTAAATTTGTCTTAATACCATCAATTTCATCCAATAAAGATTTCACTAAATCTCTTCTTCTGAGATAAGCATCTTTCATTTTATTCGTCTCATCCAATGGTCCTGTAACTGCAGTAATTGCTGCTGCTTGAGTGATTGCACAAGTTCCAGAAGTTACTTGACCTTGAATTTTATTACATGCCTTAGCCACTTCTAGAGGAGCAGCAATATAACCTAGTCTCCACCCTGTCATGGCATGACCTTTTGAGAAGCCATTCACAATGATCGTTCTCTCTTTCATCCCCTCGATAGCTGCCATTGAAGCATGCTCTCCTCCAAAGTTGATGTATTCATAAATCTCATCTGAAATCACAAAGATTTCTGGATAATCTTTCAGTACCTCAGCCAAAGCTTCTAATTCTTCCTTCGTGTAAACCGAACCAGTAGGGTTACAAGGAGAAGAATACATGATTGCCTTTGTCTTAGGTGTAATAGCAGCTCTCAATTGCTCTGGAGTCACTTTGAAATCTTTTTCAAGACTACCTTCCACAAGCACAGGTACTCCTTCGGCAAGTTTTACTTGCTCTACATAAGTCACCCAATAAGGTGTAAATACGATAACTTCATCATCTTTATTTACAACACTCAAAAGTACATTAATAAGTGACTGTTTAGCTCCTGTTGACACTACAATGTTTTCCGCTTTGTAGTCCAGACCATTATCTCTCTTTAATTTACTTGCAATTCCTTCTCGAAGGGCAGGATAACCTGGTACTGGAGTATATTTAAAGTGATTGCCTGACTGGATAGCTTCAACTGCGGCATCTTGAATAAATTGAGGTGTTTTAAAATCTGGCTCACCTAAAGTTAGTTTGATAACATCATGCCCTTGTGCTTGAAGTTCTCTAGCTTTTACAGCCATTGCAATTGTTGCAGATTCTGCCAATACATTTAAACGATCAGCTAATTGTGGTGTTGATCCTTGATTCATTTTATGTAGTGTTTCGTTTTTGCCTTTTCCTGAGCTCAAAAATAAAAGGATTTCGTTGATCTCTTCTATTTTTTATGAAAATGAAACACGGATAAGTCAAATTCAACAGAATCCTAACAGGACTTAAATAGGGATTTGATCCGATTTCCTACAGTCTTGATCATCTAAAACAAAAACTAGGTGATGTTTAGATTTAAAGATTTTAGTTTTTACATAATAATCATGCTCGCATGATATCAATCTAATTTTATACCCTGCCTTAGTCAAACTAGTACGAACAGCTGTGCTTGCTTCTATTCTAGAAATCACTTGTTCATCTGTTTTTTCACTCTCTCTTTGAATTTCAATTACGGTTGGAATATATTCTCTGTCTTCATTCACAACTTCTATCAGAACCACTGAATTTGAGGATGAATGATAGAAAAAGGAAAATAATATTATTAGAAGATAGTGCATAGTAAAAGGATTTTTGGCTAATGATGGATTAAAAAGAAGAGAAGTTGATAGTCTAGTACTCTAGTAGGGATATTTGTACGTATTGTTACAAGGCTTTCATAAAATTGCCTTTCTCTAATTTATCGATTATCAACGGCAATAAATATTCATAATCTATGAAAAGATGTCAAAATTATTGTAGATTCGAGCAATTAGCACATGAGTTGAGTTTACACACTTTAACTCTTCGTAAATAACACTTTTATGAAATTTTACTTAAAACCAATTCTAGCCAGTGTCATCTTAGGCGGAGCAATTTCTTGTACTGCTCCTCAAACAGAGGTGAAAACAGATGCTCCCGCATTAGACTTATCTAATATGGACACTACTGTTGCTCCTCAAGAAAACTTTTTCCAATATGTAAACGGAAGTTGGATTGAGAAAACAGAAATTCCAGCAGACAGAGGTCGTTGGGGTAGCTTTGATGGTCTTCGCGACCGCAATGAAGAAATCCTTATCAAGGTCTTGAAAGATGCTATTTCTAGCAATAAACTTAAAGCAGGTAGCGACGAGCAAAAAGCTGCTGATTTCTATGCTTCAGGTATGGATACTGTTGCTATTGAGGAAGCAGGACTTGAACCTTTAATTCCATATTTAGAACAAGTAGAAGGAATCAAGAATTTATCAGACCTTCAAAACTTGATTGCTGAATTCCATACGATTGGAAATGCAGTTTTCTTTGGGGTTGGTGTTTACCAAGACTTGAAGAAAAGTGATGAAATGGCTTTCTACATCGGACAAGCAGGACTTGGACTTCCGAATAAAGATTATTACACGAAGGATGATGATAAATCTGAAGAAATTCGTAAAAAATACCGCAAGTACATCCAAGATGTATTTGTAATGCTCGGGAAGAACGAAACGGAAGCTACTGCCCTTGCGGCTAAAGTTTGGGACATTGAAATGGCACTTGCTGATCAATCATGGAATCCTGTAGAGTTGAGAGACTATGAACGTCAGTACAACCCTATGAGCATTCAAGAAGTACAAGCCTTGACGCCATCTTTCAACTGGACAAGCTACTTGAATGACATTGGTGCACAACCAGAGAAAGCGATTGTAAGCCAAGTTAACTTTGTTACAGCATTGGAAAATGTATTCTCAAATACTTCAATTGAAGATTTGAAAGCATATATGTACTTCCATATTGCAGACAACGGACGTAACTCTCTAAATACGAAGTTCTCAGAACTAGGATTTGATTTCTACGGAAAGACACTAAGAGGTCTTGAAGCAATGAGCCCTCGTTGGAAACGTATTTTGAGATCAACAAACGGTTCAGCAGGTTTTGCATTGGGTAAGCTTTATGTACAAGAAGCCTTCCCTGCCGAAGCTAAAGAGCGTGCAAATACAATGGTTTCTGAAATTAAAGAAGCTTTCAAGAATCGTATCGAGAACCTAGAATGGATGACTGATGAAACAAAAGCGCAAGCATTGAGAAAACTTGCTGCTTTCAATGTAAAAATCGGTTACCCTGACAAATGGGAAACTTATGAAGACCTTGATGTTTCTGGAGATTATATTTACTATAAGAATGTAGTAAACTCAAACAAGTTCGGCTTCAAGAAAAACATGAACGAGCTTGGTAAACCTGTTGATGCTACAAAATGGGGAATGACTCCTCAAACAGTAAATGCATACTATCACCCACTTTACAATGAGATCGTATTCCCTGCAGCAATTCTTCAACCTCCTTTCTTCAACTTCAAGGCAGATGATGCTGTAAACTTTGGTGGTATTGGAGCTGTAATCGGTCACGAAATCACTCATGGTTTTGATGATAATGGCTCTCGTTTTGACGCTGAAGGTAACATGAAAATGTGGTGGACTGATGCAGACCGTCAATCATTTGATGAAAGAGCACAAGTTGTAGTTGAGCAATTCAACGGTTACGAGCCTATCAAAGGATTAAATGTAAATGGTAAACTAACTCTTGGCGAGAACATCGCTGACTTAGGTGGTTTGTCAGTAGCATATGATGCTTTACAAGCTTACTACGCTAAAAATGGTAGACCTGAAGATATCGATGGTTTCACTGCAGAACAAAGATTCTTTATGTCATGGGCTACAATCTGGAGAACAAAGAGCCGTGAAGCTGCTTTGCGTCAACAAATCATGACAGATACACACTCTCCTGGTGAGTACCGTGCAAACGGACCTCTTACAAACATGGATGTTTTTTACAAAGCATTTGATGTGAAAGATGGAGATGCTATGAAGAGACCTTCAAGATTGAAAGCTTCAATCTGGTAATAAATAATTATTCTGATATACAACTGAAAGAGTTGATCATTAAATATGATCAACTCTTTTTTTATTTCATTCCTACACAAAAACTATCGAATACTGAAATCAAAAACAAAGCACACAATTGATTACTATTAAACCTTTAACATAATGAGTGCAAACTTTTAACATGCGCTAACAAAGGCATTTACAGGCAAAAAGGTTCTTCAAATTTAGTTCATAAAAAAACTTCCTAATTCATCTTTAAGTAAAGCTAAGTTGATGTTTTTCAAGCTCACTTACCCTACTTTTGTATCACAACATAACAAACAAGCAAAACATAACTTCACAAATGAAACGTCAACTAAAACTTTATGCTTCAATACTCCTTGTATTGATTATTTTTCCTATGCTTGGGTTTTCCCAAAGTACAGGATCAATAAATGGAAAAATCACAGATAGCGAAGGCAATGTTTTGTCTTATGCAATTGTGAGTATTGAGTCATCAAAGTATGCAACAACTTCAGATATAAATGGAAATTATTCGATTGGTGGTATTCCCGAAGGAAAACACATCTTACAAGTGGCTTACTTAGGCTATAACGACAGCCAAAAAGAGATCGAAGTAATTGCAGGAAAAAATACTAAAACGAACTTCATTCTTGATGAAAATGCAATTGAACTTGAAGGAGCAATTGTGTACGGTGCCGCTACACGTGGACAAGCAAAAGCATTTAATGAGCAAAAAAACTCACTCAGTGTAAAAAATGTCGTTTCATCAGAAGTATTTTCAACCATGCCTGACCGAAATGGAGCTGAATCCTTACAACGTATTCCTGGTATTTCCATTGACCGTAATCGTGGAGAAGGACAAAACATTCAAATTCGTGGAATGGCTTCAGAATACAACCAAGTACAAATGAATGGTACTCCACTTCCTGGTGGCGAAGGAGACCGTGGTGCAGCACTAGATTTCCTAGCCGCTGATCTAATGGAGTCTATTGAAGTCAGAAAAACACTAACACCTGATATGGATGGTGGAGCGATTGGTGGTGCAGTAAACTTCACGCTTAAAGATGCACCAGAAGTATTCACTGTGAAAGCTTTAATATCTGGCGGTAAGAACTTTCATATCGACCCATTCAATGATGGTTGGGGATTAGGACAGCAGAACCACAATATTTATTTGGGAAATCGATTCTTCAATAACAAGCTAGGTGTAATGGTAAATGCGAGTTACTACGAAACAAACCGTGGTACAGTATTGAACGAATACACCATTAACGATGAAGATCAATTAACACGTAAACGTTGGAATGATTATGATGTAAGAAGAGTAAGAGCGGGTGTAAATACAGGATTAGATTACAGATTCAACGATAATCATGTCATCAGAGCTACTTATAATTATAATCATTTTAATGATGACAGACGTAGAGGTCGTACAAACTTTAATTTCAAATATGATGACCTTGGAGATGTTTCTGACTTCTCTGAAGATCGAGAGACACAATCTCGTGCAAAATATACCAAAATGGATATGTACGGAATTGGAGGTGAAAACAAATTCAATAATGGTTTAGAACTAGATTATAAATTCACTCATATCCGTACTCGTGTACAGGAGCCTGATGGAACACAATATTATTTTTCAAGAGATTTAAGTCCTGATGTATTAGCAGGAAGAGATATTTGGGCATTAAGCGGTGAAGATGCTCTTGACCCTAGCAACAAATTGATAGCTGATAAACCTGCTAGAACAGACTTGAAAGAAAATATGGAAATTGACAATTCATTTGTATTAAATGCGGCTTTACCTTTCAATTTCTTGAACCAAAGATCTACCCTTAAAGCAGGTTATAAATATTGGAGTAAAACAAAAGATAACGAAGCTTCAAGATTCTCACACGCAATCTTAGACCCCAACCTTTCTTTAGCCCCAGGTCAGTTTTACAGAAGAGATATGAGATTTACTGATGCTGAATTCGGGCAATATTATGATGTGAATGGCTCAGAAACATATTCGGTAAGAAATCAGAATTACCATGCTAATGAAACCATCAATGCTGCTTATTTGATGTCTGACTTAAACTGGACTTCCAAGTTTACAACCTTAGTCGGTGTTCGTGTAGAACACACTACAAACAGTTATTCTGTAAATGAATATGAGGATGACAATGGAAGTTATATTAGAACTTTGAACGACAAATCATCTTACATAAACGTTCTACCATCCATCAATGCTGTTTACAGAATAGATGATAAAAACAGCATTAAAGCCGCGGCAACAAAAGGTATTTCTCGCCCTTCATTTACCTCACTAATTCCAAGGGAAGTAATTGACGATGAAAACTTATCGATGAGTATTTCAAACCCAGACTTAAAGCCTGTAAATTCAACAAACTTCGATTTGATCTTTGAGCGTTACACTTCAAACATGGGCTATTTTACAGCTGGTGCATTTGCGAAGTTCTTGGATAATCAAATTGTAAGTACTCAAATTTATGAGGAAAGAGAAGATGGAATCTGGACAATCACAAAACCAATGAACGGAGGTGATTCTCACTTATACGGATTTGAGGTTGCCTACAATCACAGCTTCAAAAACTTAGATCTACCATTTGTCAAGTGGATGAACATCATGGCCAACTACACTTTCACTATGTCTCGTCAGACGGTTGATATTTTGGCTGAAGAAGCTGGCAATGGCTTTGAAAAAGGGGAAGTAATTGACAATCGTACAGTGGTAATGGGAAATAGTCCAAGAGATATAGCCAATTTGATTCTTACCTATGACAACCCTAAAAATGGTTTGATGGTATCATTGGCGGGTAACTACAGAGGCCCATTATTAATCTCGACGGATCCTTATGGAAATGAAATGAGAGATATTTATTTCAGTCAACAATTCCATTTAGACCTTTCTGCAAGCTATCAATTCAGTAAGCATTACACCGTATTCACTCAGATGAATAACTTGACAAACCAAATGGAAAAAGAGATGTATGGTCATCCGTATGAAAGCTCAATTCTTCATCAGACTGAACAGTACGGACCAACTTTTACAATGGGTTTAAGAGCTGAATTCTAAAGATTAATGTCTAATCCAATAGGTAAACAACCTCGGATTTGTCCTAACCTAGAAGATTCTAAGCCCTACTTATAGTAGGGCTATAGATTCAAAATCAACCTTTTTTGAATCCTTTAAAGTATTCGTTCAACATGAATAAGTACCTACAATTTATCGGAATCCTTGTCTTTCAATTTATGTCTTTAGCTAGTTCCGCTCAACAAAATCAAGAGATAAAAAGGTATAATGCTCCTGATGCCCGACAAGCTGTAGCCGCAGACAAAGAACATATTTATGTCATCAACAATCATAAAATTGTAAAAAGGCTAAAATCAGATGGAAGCATCGTGAAAATATGGGAAGATGAAAGACTTCATCATATGAACAGTGGGATTATTTTTGAGGGCAAACTGTA
Coding sequences within:
- a CDS encoding bifunctional heptose 7-phosphate kinase/heptose 1-phosphate adenyltransferase; its protein translation is MTVSEYFEAFNQLNVLIVGDVMIDSYLWGKVSRISPEAPVPVVNAEKRENRLGGAANVARNIKALGANPILCAIVGEDEDGRILSQLLEEDGMSSEGIIQSADRITTVKHRILAGSQQMLRLDQEMSHQISDGESESLIAQLKKIVASKKIDIIIFEDYDKGVLHENLIQEIIAFAKEENIPTTVDPKKRNFLSYGGATLFKPNLKELMEGLNYQPTSDVLADVKSATKALKNEMNVDSAMITLSEHGVYITDFENEYHIPAHRREIADVSGAGDTVISIASACLALGMSVDKVAEIANLGGGLVCEHLGVVPIEKDRLEEEATKILG
- a CDS encoding M13 family metallopeptidase, whose translation is MKFYLKPILASVILGGAISCTAPQTEVKTDAPALDLSNMDTTVAPQENFFQYVNGSWIEKTEIPADRGRWGSFDGLRDRNEEILIKVLKDAISSNKLKAGSDEQKAADFYASGMDTVAIEEAGLEPLIPYLEQVEGIKNLSDLQNLIAEFHTIGNAVFFGVGVYQDLKKSDEMAFYIGQAGLGLPNKDYYTKDDDKSEEIRKKYRKYIQDVFVMLGKNETEATALAAKVWDIEMALADQSWNPVELRDYERQYNPMSIQEVQALTPSFNWTSYLNDIGAQPEKAIVSQVNFVTALENVFSNTSIEDLKAYMYFHIADNGRNSLNTKFSELGFDFYGKTLRGLEAMSPRWKRILRSTNGSAGFALGKLYVQEAFPAEAKERANTMVSEIKEAFKNRIENLEWMTDETKAQALRKLAAFNVKIGYPDKWETYEDLDVSGDYIYYKNVVNSNKFGFKKNMNELGKPVDATKWGMTPQTVNAYYHPLYNEIVFPAAILQPPFFNFKADDAVNFGGIGAVIGHEITHGFDDNGSRFDAEGNMKMWWTDADRQSFDERAQVVVEQFNGYEPIKGLNVNGKLTLGENIADLGGLSVAYDALQAYYAKNGRPEDIDGFTAEQRFFMSWATIWRTKSREAALRQQIMTDTHSPGEYRANGPLTNMDVFYKAFDVKDGDAMKRPSRLKASIW
- a CDS encoding TonB-dependent receptor, with protein sequence MKRQLKLYASILLVLIIFPMLGFSQSTGSINGKITDSEGNVLSYAIVSIESSKYATTSDINGNYSIGGIPEGKHILQVAYLGYNDSQKEIEVIAGKNTKTNFILDENAIELEGAIVYGAATRGQAKAFNEQKNSLSVKNVVSSEVFSTMPDRNGAESLQRIPGISIDRNRGEGQNIQIRGMASEYNQVQMNGTPLPGGEGDRGAALDFLAADLMESIEVRKTLTPDMDGGAIGGAVNFTLKDAPEVFTVKALISGGKNFHIDPFNDGWGLGQQNHNIYLGNRFFNNKLGVMVNASYYETNRGTVLNEYTINDEDQLTRKRWNDYDVRRVRAGVNTGLDYRFNDNHVIRATYNYNHFNDDRRRGRTNFNFKYDDLGDVSDFSEDRETQSRAKYTKMDMYGIGGENKFNNGLELDYKFTHIRTRVQEPDGTQYYFSRDLSPDVLAGRDIWALSGEDALDPSNKLIADKPARTDLKENMEIDNSFVLNAALPFNFLNQRSTLKAGYKYWSKTKDNEASRFSHAILDPNLSLAPGQFYRRDMRFTDAEFGQYYDVNGSETYSVRNQNYHANETINAAYLMSDLNWTSKFTTLVGVRVEHTTNSYSVNEYEDDNGSYIRTLNDKSSYINVLPSINAVYRIDDKNSIKAAATKGISRPSFTSLIPREVIDDENLSMSISNPDLKPVNSTNFDLIFERYTSNMGYFTAGAFAKFLDNQIVSTQIYEEREDGIWTITKPMNGGDSHLYGFEVAYNHSFKNLDLPFVKWMNIMANYTFTMSRQTVDILAEEAGNGFEKGEVIDNRTVVMGNSPRDIANLILTYDNPKNGLMVSLAGNYRGPLLISTDPYGNEMRDIYFSQQFHLDLSASYQFSKHYTVFTQMNNLTNQMEKEMYGHPYESSILHQTEQYGPTFTMGLRAEF
- a CDS encoding pyridoxal phosphate-dependent aminotransferase, yielding MNQGSTPQLADRLNVLAESATIAMAVKARELQAQGHDVIKLTLGEPDFKTPQFIQDAAVEAIQSGNHFKYTPVPGYPALREGIASKLKRDNGLDYKAENIVVSTGAKQSLINVLLSVVNKDDEVIVFTPYWVTYVEQVKLAEGVPVLVEGSLEKDFKVTPEQLRAAITPKTKAIMYSSPCNPTGSVYTKEELEALAEVLKDYPEIFVISDEIYEYINFGGEHASMAAIEGMKERTIIVNGFSKGHAMTGWRLGYIAAPLEVAKACNKIQGQVTSGTCAITQAAAITAVTGPLDETNKMKDAYLRRRDLVKSLLDEIDGIKTNLPQGAFYIFPDVSAFFGKSFGDTKIENSVDLTMYLLNEAHVSVVDGGSFGAPKCLRISFAASDEELKEACSRIKSALEKLA